In Pantoea cypripedii, the DNA window AAAAACCGTCGTGCCGTTCTGGTTTACTAAGATAAGCACATGATGAGTAACTTCAGACTTCATCTCTTGAGTCTGTCGTTACTGGTTGGTGTAGCGGCCCCCTGGGCCGCTACTGCCCAGGCGTCAATCAGTAGCGTTGGCTCGGGCTCGGTCGAAGACCGTGTCACCACTCTTGAACGTATCTCCAATGCCCAGGCTCAGCTTCTGCAGCAGTTGCAGCAGCAGATGAGTGATAACCAAAGCGATATTGATTCGCTGCGCGGGCAAATTCAGCAGAACACCTATCAGCTTAATCAGGTGATTGAGCGCCAGAAGCAGATCTACCAGCAGATCGACAGTTTGAGCAGCGGTAATAACGGTGCCCAGGCCAGCGGTGGCGGTGGTGATGCGACGGCGGCAGCCGCTGGTGCTGGTGCCGGTGCAGCAGCCGCTGATGCGGGCAGCAGTGCAGGCGCAGCCGCAGCACCGACGCAAAGCGGTGATGCCAACAGCGACTACAACGCTGCCGTGGCGCTGATTCTGGAGAAGAAGCAGTATGATCAGGCCATTACGGCGCTGCAGGCATGGGTGAAGCGTTATCCTGATTCTACCTATCAGCCCAATGCGAATTACTGGCTGGGGCAGTTGTTTTACAACAAGGGCAAAAAGGACGATGCGGCCTATTATTTTGCCACTGTGGTAAAAAACTACCCGAAATCGCCTAAGGCTGCAGAAGCGTTGTTTAAGGTTGGGGTGATCATGCAGGAGAAGAACGATACGGCGAAAGCCAAAGCGGTCTACCAGCAGGTGATCAAACAATTCCCAAACAGCGAATCTGCCAAACTGGCTCAGAAACGTCTCGCCGGGTTGTAATTTGTGCAGCACAGACCGGATTTCGTGTGATTTCTGGTCTTGCCGCATGAAAGGTAAGCAATTGAGTCAGTTGGTGGAAAATAAGGGTTGCGCTACCCCGCTAAATCAGTAATATATGCCGCCGTTGCCGGGACATATCTTAACAAGTGTCGGCAGCGCTGAAGATGGGTCGTTAGCTCAGTTGGTAGAGCAGTTGACTTTTAATCAATTGGTCGCAGGTTCGAATCCTGCACGACCCACCATCTCAACCCTACCCGGTTCAGTGTTTTCTTCAGTTCGCTTCACAACCACGATGGGTCGTTAGCTCAGTTGGTAGAGCAGTTGACTTTTAATCAATTGGTCGCAGGTTCGAATCCTGCACGACCCACCATCTGGACGTTTTGGTTGTAAGCCCTCATCGAGCGGGTCGTTAGCTCAGTTGGTAGAGCAGTTGACTTTTAATCAATTGGTCGCAGGTTCGAATCCTGCACGACCCACCATTATGTAGAAAGGCGCCCTAAAGGCGCCTTTTTGCTTTTCTACTTTATCGCGTTTATCACGCCGCTACGCCAGATATGCAACACCGCATAGCTGCGCCACGGCCGCCACACCTGAGATAACAACTCTGCTTCCTTCGCACTGACGCCGCCGAGATTATTACGAATGGCGATATCCTCTTTGGGAAACGCATCCGGCCAGCGCAGGGCGCGCATTGCAATATAGCTGGCGGTCCACGGCCCGACGCCTTTCAAGGTCAGTAGCTGTTGCACCACCACATCGGGATGTACCGCGCCATTAAAGCGTAATGCGCCTGAAGCACAAGCCTGCGCCAGCGCCATGATCGCCTGTGCACGTGCGCTGACGATGCCAAGTCTGGCGATATCATCCTGCGTCGCCGTTGCCAGCGATTCAGCACTGGGAGACAGGCGGGATAATTCAGGCCAGGGGGTCTCCATTGGCTCGCCAAAACGCTGCGCCACCCGGCTGCTTAACGTGGTGGCGGCTTTGACCGTGACCTGCTGGCCGAGAATTGCCCGCACGCCCAGCTCAAACCCGTCAAAGGCACCTGGTACACGCAGACCAGGGTAATTGGCCAGGCTCGGGGCCAGCAGAGGGTCCTGAGACAGCTGATCGGCGATACGCTGGGGTTGGGCATCCAAATCGAATAAATCGCGCAGGCGACGTAACAGGGCGGGTAGCACTGGGGTCAGGCTGGTGGTGAATTGCACCTTCAGCGCCTGTTTCCCGGCATCATGGCTGACACGCACCCAGCCACGACAGCCACCCAGCGCCACGGTGCGGTGATAAACACCATCCGCCACCCATTCCACTTCCTTCATAACGCGCTGTTGCAGGAAATCGAGTATCGCGTCCCAGTCATAGGGGGGACGATAGCTGAGGCGCAGCTCCGCGCTTTCCTGCAACTGTGTGCCGGAAGAGGGGGCGCTTTCTTTACGTAGCCGGGATGGCGTCATGCGATAGCGCGCCTGGAAAACATCATTAAAGCGGCGAAGACTGCGAAAACCACTGGCGAAGGCAATTTCCGTGACTGGCAGCGTGGTTTCGGTCAGTAGCTGCTTCGCCAGCAGCATGCGGCGTGTCTGGCGCAGTTCGAGCGGAGAAACGCCCAGTTCCTGCTGCACCACGCGTCTTAGCTGGCGCTCGCTCAAACCAAACTCGGTGGCAATCTCCGCCAGCGTCTCCTGCTCCTCAAGCAGCCCCTCCTCAATACGCCGAATCAGCCGATCGGCGATACGATGATGGCTATCGACCGGCGCGAAGCCGGGGGCCAGCTCAGGACGACAGCGCAGGCAGGGGCGGAAATGCGCTTTCTCTGCGGCTTCGGCACTGGAAAAAAACAGGCAATTTTTCTGCATTGGCGCTTTCACCGGGCAAATCGGGCGGCAATAAATTCCGGTCGATGTCACACCGACAAAAAATAAACCGTCAAACCGGCTATCGCGTGAAGTCAGCGCCTGGTATGCAATGTCGGGATCAAACATCATCGTCTCCAGCAAATAAATCGCATCCTCGCGCAACCCTGATGAGAAAACTGGCTGCTTTCGGACAGCTAACCAGTTTATCTGCATGACCGAAAACAGCCAGTTTATCACGCCAAAAGTGCGATAATGCTCCCCTGATATCAAGCCGGAGGCGCACCATGTATCATGCAAAAATTATCCCGACGCCGGTCGGAGAACTCACGTTAATTGCCAGCAATAAGGGACTGTCAGCGATTCTGTGGGAAAATGAAGGTTCACAACGTATTCCGCTGAAGCCCATCAGCCGGGACGATCAACATCCGATTCTGTGTGAAACCGAACGCCAGCTGCGCGAATACTTCGCGGGGGAACGTCAGCATTTCGATCTGCCGTATGACACCGTCGGGACGGAGTTCCAGAAAAAAGTCTGGCAGGCGTTAATCACCATCCCCTTCGGTGAAACCCGCAGCTACCGTCAGATTGCTGAGCAAATTGGTAATCCGAAAGCGGTACGCGCAGTGGGGGCCGCGAATGGCAAAAACCCGTTATCGATCGTGGCACCTTGCCATCGTGTCATCGGCAGCAATGGCAAACTGACGGGCTTCGCGGGCGGGCTGGCGGTAAAAGCGTTCCTGCTGGATCTTGAAGCCACGCCAAAAAGCTAAGCGGGTCACAGCCCGTATTTTCTGCATAAAAAAAGCACGACACTCCCGGTCGGATCCGCTATCTTGTTTAGCATATAAAACAAGATGGCGGATCTGATGTCGTCTTAGTGGTCATAAAGGCCATTTTGTTAAATTAAGAAAACCGAGAGCCGTGTCATGAGCCTGATGTTCGATCCAGAAAGCGCGATCTATCCCTTCCCGCCGAAACCGGCGCGCCTCAGCCAGGATGAAAAAACCTTTTACATCGCCGAAATCAAACGGTTGCTGAAAGAACGTGATGCGGTGATGGTCGCGCATTA includes these proteins:
- the cpoB gene encoding cell division protein CpoB, with amino-acid sequence MMSNFRLHLLSLSLLVGVAAPWAATAQASISSVGSGSVEDRVTTLERISNAQAQLLQQLQQQMSDNQSDIDSLRGQIQQNTYQLNQVIERQKQIYQQIDSLSSGNNGAQASGGGGDATAAAAGAGAGAAAADAGSSAGAAAAPTQSGDANSDYNAAVALILEKKQYDQAITALQAWVKRYPDSTYQPNANYWLGQLFYNKGKKDDAAYYFATVVKNYPKSPKAAEALFKVGVIMQEKNDTAKAKAVYQQVIKQFPNSESAKLAQKRLAGL
- a CDS encoding AlkA N-terminal domain-containing protein gives rise to the protein MFDPDIAYQALTSRDSRFDGLFFVGVTSTGIYCRPICPVKAPMQKNCLFFSSAEAAEKAHFRPCLRCRPELAPGFAPVDSHHRIADRLIRRIEEGLLEEQETLAEIATEFGLSERQLRRVVQQELGVSPLELRQTRRMLLAKQLLTETTLPVTEIAFASGFRSLRRFNDVFQARYRMTPSRLRKESAPSSGTQLQESAELRLSYRPPYDWDAILDFLQQRVMKEVEWVADGVYHRTVALGGCRGWVRVSHDAGKQALKVQFTTSLTPVLPALLRRLRDLFDLDAQPQRIADQLSQDPLLAPSLANYPGLRVPGAFDGFELGVRAILGQQVTVKAATTLSSRVAQRFGEPMETPWPELSRLSPSAESLATATQDDIARLGIVSARAQAIMALAQACASGALRFNGAVHPDVVVQQLLTLKGVGPWTASYIAMRALRWPDAFPKEDIAIRNNLGGVSAKEAELLSQVWRPWRSYAVLHIWRSGVINAIK
- a CDS encoding methylated-DNA--[protein]-cysteine S-methyltransferase encodes the protein MYHAKIIPTPVGELTLIASNKGLSAILWENEGSQRIPLKPISRDDQHPILCETERQLREYFAGERQHFDLPYDTVGTEFQKKVWQALITIPFGETRSYRQIAEQIGNPKAVRAVGAANGKNPLSIVAPCHRVIGSNGKLTGFAGGLAVKAFLLDLEATPKS